The Lepisosteus oculatus isolate fLepOcu1 chromosome 4, fLepOcu1.hap2, whole genome shotgun sequence genome window below encodes:
- the LOC138238418 gene encoding serine/threonine-protein kinase pim-3-like isoform X4: MGESMEQDISCKRKKDSHGGHISACETISLSGSQSLVSESHEAGSEPPPAQDTPKRTPDPQCRETFDRLYMETYLLGAGGYGSVYAGFRKEDGLPVAVKHVPMNKVKWTQVKLEDKVAHFPLELVLLLIVGDDPVYPGVIKLLDWFELPDEYLLVQERPEPCQDLFAFTEERGGFLEEAEAQNFLQQLVNTLQHCHQRGVLHRDIKAENILVQIDTKRLKLLDFGCGCILNDSAKTHFRGTAEYTPPEWLRYGKCHGVPVTVWSLGIVLYDMICGDLPFKTDGEILKGVLHFPRGISKECRNLIRCCLARRPENRPSLEQILLHPWMA; the protein is encoded by the exons ATGGGTGAAAGCATGGAGCAAGATATCAGTTGTAAAAGGAAGAAGGATTCACATGGAGGACACATTTCAGCATGTGAGACAATATCGCTTTCTGGCTCACAGAGTCTAGTCAGCGAAAGTCATGAGGCAGGTAGTGAACCTCCTCCTGCCCAGGACACTCCTAAGAGAACACCAGACCCACAATGTAGAG aaacttTTGACCGACTTTATATGGAAACATACTTGCTAGGAGCTGGTGGATATGGCTCAGTCTATGCTGGATTCAGAAAAGAAGATGGACTTCCG GTGGCAGTAAAACACGTTCCAATGAATAAAGTGAAATGGACTCAGGTT AAACTCGAGGATAAGGTGGCACATTTCCCCCTGGAGCTGGTCCTGCTGTTGATAGTTGGCGATGACCCAGTGTACCCTGGAGTGATCAAACTGCTGGACTGGTTTGAGCTACCTGATGAGTATTTGCTGGTTCAGGAGCGGCCCGAGCCCTGCCAGGACCTTTTCGCCTTCACTGAGGAGCGGGGTGGCTTCTTGGAGGAGGCCGAAGCCCAGAActtcctgcagcagctggtCAACACCCTGCAGCACTGCCACCAGCGTGGAGTCCTGCACAGAGACATCAAGGCAGAGAATATCCTTGTTCAGATAGACACCAAGAGGCTGAAATTGCTGGACTTTGGCTGTGGCTGTATTCTGAATGACTCTGCCAAAACACATTTCCGAG GAACAGCTGAATACACACCTCCTGAGTGGCTTCGTTATGGAAAGTGCCACGGTGTCCCAGTGACTGTCTGGTCCCTAGGAATTGTACTTTATGACATGATCTGCGGAGACCTGCCTTTTAAGACAGACGGGGAAATTCTAAAGGGAGTGCTGCACTTCCCAAGGGGTATCTCTAAAG AATGTCGGAATCTCATTCGTTGCTGCCTGGCCAGGCGGCCTGAGAATCGCCCATCCCTCGAGCAGATTCTGCTCCACCCCTGGATGGCGTGA
- the LOC138238418 gene encoding serine/threonine-protein kinase pim-3-like isoform X5: MGESMEQDISCKRKKDSHGGHISACETISLSGSQSLVSESHEAGSEPPPAQDTPKRTPDPQCRETFDRLYMETYLLGAGGYGSVYAGFRKEDGLPKLEDKVAHFPLELVLLLIVGDDPVYPGVIKLLDWFELPDEYLLVQERPEPCQDLFAFTEERGGFLEEAEAQNFLQQLVNTLQHCHQRGVLHRDIKAENILVQIDTKRLKLLDFGCGCILNDSAKTHFRGTAEYTPPEWLRYGKCHGVPVTVWSLGIVLYDMICGDLPFKTDGEILKGVLHFPRGISKECRNLIRCCLARRPENRPSLEQILLHPWMA, encoded by the exons ATGGGTGAAAGCATGGAGCAAGATATCAGTTGTAAAAGGAAGAAGGATTCACATGGAGGACACATTTCAGCATGTGAGACAATATCGCTTTCTGGCTCACAGAGTCTAGTCAGCGAAAGTCATGAGGCAGGTAGTGAACCTCCTCCTGCCCAGGACACTCCTAAGAGAACACCAGACCCACAATGTAGAG aaacttTTGACCGACTTTATATGGAAACATACTTGCTAGGAGCTGGTGGATATGGCTCAGTCTATGCTGGATTCAGAAAAGAAGATGGACTTCCG AAACTCGAGGATAAGGTGGCACATTTCCCCCTGGAGCTGGTCCTGCTGTTGATAGTTGGCGATGACCCAGTGTACCCTGGAGTGATCAAACTGCTGGACTGGTTTGAGCTACCTGATGAGTATTTGCTGGTTCAGGAGCGGCCCGAGCCCTGCCAGGACCTTTTCGCCTTCACTGAGGAGCGGGGTGGCTTCTTGGAGGAGGCCGAAGCCCAGAActtcctgcagcagctggtCAACACCCTGCAGCACTGCCACCAGCGTGGAGTCCTGCACAGAGACATCAAGGCAGAGAATATCCTTGTTCAGATAGACACCAAGAGGCTGAAATTGCTGGACTTTGGCTGTGGCTGTATTCTGAATGACTCTGCCAAAACACATTTCCGAG GAACAGCTGAATACACACCTCCTGAGTGGCTTCGTTATGGAAAGTGCCACGGTGTCCCAGTGACTGTCTGGTCCCTAGGAATTGTACTTTATGACATGATCTGCGGAGACCTGCCTTTTAAGACAGACGGGGAAATTCTAAAGGGAGTGCTGCACTTCCCAAGGGGTATCTCTAAAG AATGTCGGAATCTCATTCGTTGCTGCCTGGCCAGGCGGCCTGAGAATCGCCCATCCCTCGAGCAGATTCTGCTCCACCCCTGGATGGCGTGA